The Hymenobacter oligotrophus genome has a window encoding:
- a CDS encoding DUF3108 domain-containing protein, whose product MKRRRWLLLPFPVLLSVGLTAFAPTEAPRTVRNESFGRGEVVQYKVHYGLINAAEATIEVSNDIHRVNERPCYRATVTGRTNGSFDMFLKVRDTWRSYIDTASILPQRFYRNIEENSYRKRETIDFDHYRDMAAVESHKKNKNDVKRGSYRVPDNVQDLVSGFYFLRTVDFSNRRVGEQIKVQGFFDDEVFDMTVTYKGRQNVETKAGVVRAIRLVPRMPKNKLFRGEDAISVYFSDDRNKIPVLFEAEMFVGSVKIDMYKYSGLKHRLALAPRS is encoded by the coding sequence ATGAAACGTCGCCGCTGGCTTTTGCTCCCCTTTCCCGTTCTGCTGAGCGTAGGGCTTACGGCTTTTGCGCCCACCGAGGCACCGCGTACCGTGCGCAACGAAAGCTTCGGGCGCGGCGAGGTTGTGCAATACAAAGTCCACTACGGCCTCATCAACGCCGCCGAGGCCACCATTGAGGTATCCAACGACATCCACCGCGTAAACGAACGGCCGTGCTACCGCGCCACCGTTACGGGCCGCACCAACGGCTCGTTTGACATGTTCCTGAAAGTGCGCGACACGTGGCGTTCGTACATCGATACGGCCAGCATTTTGCCGCAGCGCTTCTACCGCAACATCGAAGAAAACAGCTACCGCAAGCGCGAAACCATCGACTTCGACCACTACCGCGATATGGCGGCGGTGGAGTCGCACAAGAAAAACAAGAACGACGTGAAGCGTGGCAGCTACCGCGTGCCCGACAACGTGCAGGACTTGGTCAGCGGCTTCTACTTTTTGCGCACCGTCGATTTCAGCAACCGCCGCGTGGGCGAACAAATCAAGGTGCAGGGCTTTTTCGACGACGAGGTGTTCGATATGACCGTGACGTACAAAGGCCGCCAAAACGTGGAAACCAAGGCCGGCGTGGTGCGGGCCATTCGGCTAGTGCCGCGCATGCCCAAAAACAAGCTGTTTCGCGGCGAAGACGCTATTTCGGTGTACTTCTCCGACGACCGCAACAAAATTCCGGTCCTGTTCGAGGCCGAAATGTTCGTGGGCTCCGTTAAAATCGACATGTACAAGTACAGCGGCCTGAAACACCGACTGGCCTTGGCCCCCAGAAGCTAA
- a CDS encoding response regulator transcription factor, protein MQQPAASAATTAYKILVVDDDPDIVELLEYNLRKEGYDVATAPDGRKALEVAQQFSPDIVLLDVMMPHLDGIAACRELRALPKFKDTYILFLTARSEEFSEVAAFDAGADDYLSKPIKPRALMSRLAAVVRRDLEPTGAAASDVIDINGLRIDRTGFAVYQDGRKISLPKKEFELLAFLAASPHKVFGRDELLQNIWGNDVFVLARTVDVHVRKVREKVGEHHIQTIKGVGYKFNLDN, encoded by the coding sequence GTGCAACAGCCCGCCGCTTCGGCTGCCACTACGGCCTACAAGATTCTGGTAGTGGACGACGACCCCGACATTGTGGAGTTGCTCGAGTACAACCTGCGCAAAGAAGGCTACGACGTAGCCACCGCCCCCGACGGCCGCAAGGCCCTGGAAGTAGCCCAGCAGTTTTCGCCCGATATCGTACTGCTCGACGTGATGATGCCGCACCTCGACGGCATTGCCGCCTGCCGCGAGCTGCGCGCCCTACCCAAGTTTAAGGACACGTACATTCTGTTTCTGACGGCGCGCTCCGAAGAATTCTCGGAGGTGGCCGCTTTCGACGCCGGCGCCGACGATTACCTCAGCAAGCCCATTAAACCCCGGGCCTTGATGAGCCGCTTGGCCGCCGTGGTGCGCCGCGACCTGGAGCCCACCGGCGCCGCCGCTTCCGACGTAATCGACATCAACGGCCTGCGCATCGACCGCACGGGCTTTGCCGTGTACCAGGACGGCCGCAAAATCAGCCTGCCCAAAAAGGAGTTCGAGCTGCTGGCTTTTCTGGCGGCCTCGCCCCACAAAGTATTCGGCCGCGACGAGCTGCTGCAGAACATTTGGGGCAACGACGTATTTGTGCTGGCCCGCACCGTGGACGTGCACGTGCGCAAAGTGCGCGAGAAGGTGGGCGAACACCACATCCAAACCATCAAGGGTGTGGGCTACAAGTTTAACCTCGATAATTAA
- a CDS encoding sensor histidine kinase, producing the protein MFSLNLSSRTIAIIIAVLVAGVLTTFAFLAPTLPFQQAVLAGGVTVAACFLLVYLSFEALLFREINNIYAGLELVKRKEFRRLSNRFLFRPEPLKRIREEILDMAVRRQKELDDLKRLQQLRSEFLADVSHELKTPIFAAQGFVYTVLDAGEDEEFIREKFLLKAASALDALDALVQDLVTISQLEKGVVRMRKQRFDLVLLVHEIFDQLELKANKRQMTLHLLPDDLPLEGAQVVADRNRIRQVLINLIDNAIKYGREQGNITVRLRTSAKAVRIAVHDDGEGIPKEHQHRIFERFYRIDKSRARGPADAGGSGLGLAISKHIVEAHKSTIKVRSAVGEGTTLEFKLPKPRSTAAAHEPAQ; encoded by the coding sequence GTGTTCAGCCTTAATCTCTCCTCCCGCACCATTGCCATCATCATTGCCGTGTTGGTGGCGGGGGTGCTCACCACGTTTGCGTTTCTGGCGCCCACGCTGCCGTTTCAGCAAGCGGTGCTGGCCGGCGGCGTAACCGTGGCAGCGTGCTTTCTGCTGGTGTATTTGTCGTTTGAAGCGCTGCTGTTTCGCGAAATCAACAACATTTACGCCGGCCTCGAGCTGGTAAAGCGCAAAGAATTCCGGCGGTTGTCGAACCGCTTTTTGTTCAGGCCCGAGCCGCTCAAACGCATTCGCGAGGAAATCCTCGACATGGCCGTGCGGCGCCAGAAAGAGCTCGACGACCTGAAACGCCTGCAGCAGTTGCGCTCCGAGTTTCTGGCCGACGTATCGCACGAGTTGAAAACGCCCATTTTCGCCGCGCAGGGTTTCGTGTACACCGTGCTCGATGCCGGCGAAGACGAGGAGTTTATCCGCGAGAAGTTCTTGCTGAAAGCCGCCTCGGCCCTCGATGCGCTCGACGCCCTGGTGCAAGACCTCGTTACCATTTCGCAGCTCGAGAAAGGCGTGGTGCGCATGCGCAAGCAGCGCTTCGACCTGGTGTTGCTCGTGCACGAAATATTCGACCAGTTGGAGCTCAAAGCCAACAAGCGGCAGATGACGCTGCACCTGCTGCCCGACGATTTGCCCCTCGAAGGCGCGCAGGTGGTAGCCGACCGCAACCGCATCCGCCAGGTGCTCATCAACCTGATCGACAACGCCATTAAGTACGGCCGCGAGCAGGGCAACATTACGGTGCGCCTGCGCACCTCGGCCAAGGCTGTGCGCATTGCCGTGCACGACGACGGCGAAGGCATTCCCAAGGAACACCAGCACCGCATTTTCGAGCGGTTTTACCGCATCGACAAAAGCCGGGCGCGCGGCCCCGCCGACGCGGGCGGCTCAGGCCTGGGCCTGGCCATCAGCAAGCACATCGTGGAGGCCCACAAATCGACCATAAAAGTGCGCAGCGCTGTGGGCGAGGGCACCACGCTCGAGTTTAAGCTCCCGAAACCCCGGAGCACCGCGGCTGCGCACGAGCCCGCCCAATAA